In one Gossypium hirsutum isolate 1008001.06 chromosome D09, Gossypium_hirsutum_v2.1, whole genome shotgun sequence genomic region, the following are encoded:
- the LOC107891246 gene encoding homeobox-leucine zipper protein HAT14 produces MELALSLGDPSKSFSFLDKTPKLSSKDLGFCMGLRLQEKVDAFEGEAATGDGDYKRVSSDPPHQLDLLPFSPVPRVQPSSQLRFPWLTDNVMETGSSDGRGRGLDVNRLAVVALGEEAEEGAALSSPNSAVSSFQVDFGFRNGSSRGKREVEMETERGSSRASDDDDNGSTRKKLRLSKEQSAFLEESFKEHNTLNPKQKLALAKQLNLRPRQVEVWFQNRRARTKLKQTEVDCEYLKRCCETLTEENRRLQKELQELRALKASQPFYMQLPATTLTMCPSCERVATTSTTADGKNGLLPLTKTSG; encoded by the exons ATGGAATTGGCTTTGAGCTTGGGCGATCCTTCAAAGTCGTTTTCATTTCTTGATAAAACCCCAAAGTTATCAAGCAAGGATTTAGGGTTTTGTATGGGGCTCAGGTTACAAGAGAAGGTGGACGCTTTTGAAGGTGAAGCTGCTACCGGAGATGGAGATTACAAAAGGGTTTCTTCAGATCCACCTCATCAGCTAGATCTTCTTCCCTTCTCTCCAGTTCCTCGCGTCCAACCTTCTTCTCAGCTTCGTTTTCCTTGGCTCACTGATAACG TGATGGAAACGGGTTCATCGGATGGACGGGGAAGAGGTTTAGACGTGAACCGGTTGGCGGTTGTGGCGTTGGGGGAGGAAGCAGAGGAAGGGGCGGCGCTGTCATCTCCGAATAGTGCAGTGTCTTCATTCCAGGTAGATTTCGGGTTTAGAAATGGGAGCAGCAGAGGGAAGAGAGAGGTGGAAATGGAAACTGAAAGGGGTAGCTCAAGAGCCAGCGACGACGACGACAATGGTTCCACTCGGAAGAAACTCAGGCTGTCTAAAGAACAATCTGCTTTTCTCGAAGAAAGTTTCAAAGAACACAACACTCTCAATCCC AAGCAAAAACTTgccttggccaagcaattgaacCTTCGACCTCGCCAAGTAGAAGTTTGGTTTCAGAACAGGAGAGCAAG GACAAAGTTGAAGCAAACGGAAGTGGATTGCGAGTATTTAAAGCGATGTTGCGAGACACTGACAGAGGAAAACAGGAGGTTACAAAAGGAACTGCAAGAATTAAGAGCTTTGAAAGCTTCTCAACCATTTTACATGCAGTTGCCTGCCACCACCTTAACTATGTGTCCTTCGTGTGAGCGTGTCGCCACTACTTCCACCACCGCCGATGGCAAAAATGGACTCCTACCACTGACTAAGACTAGTGGATAA